The proteins below come from a single Triticum aestivum cultivar Chinese Spring chromosome 5D, IWGSC CS RefSeq v2.1, whole genome shotgun sequence genomic window:
- the LOC123121902 gene encoding bifunctional peptidase and (3S)-lysyl hydroxylase JMJD7-like translates to MERGVRELWAESRELLGLHSPDAVARADLPPTPLAFLRDHVSPGRPLLVSAAATRHWPAASLWPTESYLPDALRSTDVSVHLTPDGRADALAPHPRRPGASCFASAHVRRVGFPAAVRLIRGSDPAAGLVAYAQQQDDCLRGEYAAVARDVDAHVPWASEALGCLPEAVNLWIGNSCSVTSFHKDHYDNIYAVLSGEKHFLLLPPTEHHRLHVRDYPAARYVPVEEGEEVPKLRLEMEEPERVVPWSSVDPYPASPEEMAAQVSSCPLYFKGPRPIRCTVRAGEILYLPSMWFHHVSQSPGPNGLTIAVNYWYDMQFDIKYAYFNFLRSLEIKDSPLENNDDAFEGELEEKNE, encoded by the coding sequence ATGGAGCGCGGCGTGCGGGAGCTGTGGGCGGAGTCGCGCGAGCTGCTGGGCCTCCACTCACCGGACGCCGTGGCGCGCGCCGACCTGCCGCCGaccccgctcgccttcctccgcgaCCACGTCTCCCCGGGCCGCCCGCTCCtcgtctccgccgccgccacccgccactgGCCCGCCGCCTCGCTCTGGCCCACCGAATCCTACCTCCCCGACGCGCTCCGCTCCACCGACGTCTCCGTCCACCTCACCCCGGACGGCCGCGCCGACGCCCTCGCCCCGCACCCGCGCCGCCCCGGCGCCAGTTGCTTCGCGTCGGCGCACGTCCGCCGGGTCGGCTTCCCCGCCGCCGTGCGGCTCATCAGGGGCTCCGACCCGGCCGCCGGCCTGGTGGCGTACGCGCAGCAGCAGGACGACTGCCTGCGCGGGGAGTACGCGGCGGTGGCCCGCGACGTGGACGCGCACGTGCCCTGGGCCAGCGAGGCgctcggctgcctccccgaggccGTCAACCTCTGGATCGGCAACTcctgctccgtcacctccttcCACAAGGACCACTACGACAACATCTACGCCGTCCTCTCCGGCGAGAAGCATTTCCTCCTCCTGCCCCCCACCGAGCACCACCGCCTCCACGTCCGCGACTACCCCGCCGCCCGCTACGTGCCGGtggaggaaggggaggaggtgccgAAGCTTAGGCTGGAGATGGAAGAGCCCGAGAGGGTCGTGCCCTGGAGCAGCGTGGACCCGTACCCGGCATCGCCGGAGGAGATGGCGGCGCAGGTCTCATCCTGCCCGCTCTACTTCAAGGGGCCCAGGCCGATTCGCTGCACCGTCCGCGCCGGCGAGATTCTCTACTTGCCGAGCATGTGGTTTCACCATGTCAGCCAGAGCCCCGGGCCTAACGGGCTCACCATTGCCGTCAATTACTGGTATGACATGCAGTTTGACATCAAGTATGCCTACTTTAACTTCCTGAGGTCGCTGGAGATCAAAGATTCTCCATTGGAGAACAATGATGATGCTTTCGAAGGTGAGCTCGAGGAGAAGAACGAATGA
- the LOC123121901 gene encoding uncharacterized protein, whose amino-acid sequence MKDTNAPKSHLLSHEVNVELNMLRATMINEVGGEVDCRDIVTVDNGGLRNIKKQLLEKLPEPRALGDGIGHSTILNLSTGAGYRGLSFRRPRYERGPQVDAVAGSRATGVRTAGPIGVTVGNKVGRWRGRQRKTQGHGAADVPKNPLHQVPVSVARGVHVETHLLDGVLQVQPSGKFPFDDASVGAVLSVIKNVESFGDQLVAEISRVLKAGGIVLVQSFTPSSDQKPSNYIERQLLMGGFGEVDASATSSQDSMQSVTIKAKKPSWSIGSSSPLRKAIKALPKIEIDDGNELIDEDSLLTEEDLKKPQLPVVGDCEVGATKKACKNCSCGRAEAEQKVEKLGLTAEQIDNPVSACGSCGLGDAFRCSTCPNRGLAPFKLGEKKRIYVFHGEAWTTVVTAKEDKRAWSVVARVSLSCPAVSSQVEVYQINVIEFKQSQTRTQLCHIHILRNNMSVEILDGKTVQSFVEDEGAFHSSVDGRFAALDTNHDGLLSYSEMAQELMSLRVLEKHFGVDESAMSRGELVELYRGLFARFDRDGNGTVDLEEFRAEMKEVMLAVANGLGFLPVQMVVEEGSFLKVAVDRELAKAT is encoded by the exons ATGAAGGACACGAATgcgcccaagagccacctgctctcgcacgaagtgaatgtcgagctcaatatgcttcgtgcgACGATGATAAACgaggttggcggagaggtagactgcagagacattgtcacagtagacaatggtGGCCTTCGGAACATCAAGAAGCAACTCCTGGAGAAGCTGCCGGAGCCACGAGCACTCGGCGACGGCATTGGCCACAGCACGATACTCAACCTCAGCACTGGAGCGGGAtaccgtgggttgtcgtttagacgaccacgataTGAGCGAGGGCCccaggtagacgcagtagccggaaGTAGAGCTacgggtgtccggacagccggccCAATCGGCGTCACTGTAGGCAACAAGGTCGGTCGATGGCGAGGCCGTCAACGTAAGACCCAGGGTCATGGTGCCGCGGATGTACCGAAGAATCCGCTTCACCAGGTTCCAGTGAGTGTCgcgaggggcgtgcatgtggagacacacctgctggaCGGCGTACTACAGGTCCAGCCGA GTGGGAAGTTTCCTTTTGATGATGCATCCGTTGGTGCTGTCCTGTCTGTCATTAAAAATGTGGAGAGCTTCGGGGATCAGTTGGTTGCTGAAATTAGCCGAGTGCTGAAAGCTGGTGGAATTGTGTTGGTACAGAGCTTCACACCCTCCTCTGATCAGAAG CCAAGCAATTATATCGAGCGCCAGCTACTCATGGGCGGTTTTGGTGAAGTGGACGCTTCTGCAACAAGCTCACAGGATAGCATGCAGTCTGTTACT ATCAAGGCAAAGAAGCCATCTTGGAGTATAGGTTCTTCCTCCCCCCTGAGAAAAGCAATAAAGGCTCTTCCAAAGATTGAAATCGATGACGGCAATGAACTGATTGACGAAGACAGCCTCTTGACCGAGGAGGACTTGAAGAAACCACAGCTTCCAGTTG TCGGAGATTGTGAAGTGGGAGCCACAAAGAAGGCATGCAAGAATTGCAGTTGTGGCAGAGCTGAGGCTGAGCAGAAGGTGGAGAAGCTGGGGCTGACTGCAGAACAGATCGATAACCCTGTGTCAGCTTGCGGCAGT TGTGGGTTGGGCGATGCGTTCCGATGCAGCACTTGCCCAAACAGAGGCCTGGCACCGTTTAAGTTGGGAGAGAAG AAAAGAATCTACGTTTTTCATGGTGAAGCATGGACGACGGTGGTAACAGCAAAAGAAGATAAGCGCGCTTGGAGTGTGGTAGCTCGTGTTAGCCTGTCGTGCCCTGCAGTCAGTTCCCAGGTTGAG GTATATCAGATCAATGTTATTGAATTCAAGCAG AGCCAAACCAGAACACAACTTTGCCACATCCACATCCTGAGAAACAACATGAGTGTAGAAATCCTTGATGGCAAGACCGTCCAGAGCTTCGTCGAGGACGAAGGCGCCTTCCATTCATCCGTGGACGGCCGGTTTGCGGCCCTCGACACCAACCATGATGGCCTGCTGTCGTACTCCGAGATGGCCCAGGAGCTCATGAGCCTCAGGGTTCTCGAGAAGCACTTTGGCGTTGATGAGTCCGCCATGAGCCGTGGTGAGCTTGTCGAGCTTTACCGTGGCCTGTTTGCGAGGTTCGACCGAGACGGCAATGGCACGGTGGACCTTGAGGAGTTCCGGGCTGAGATGAAGGAGGTGATGCTCGCTGTGGCTAacgggctcggcttcctgccggTGCAGATGGTGGTCGAGGAAGGCAGTTTTCTGAAGGTGGCTGTGGACCGGGAGCTGGCCAAAGCAACTTGA
- the LOC123121903 gene encoding induced stolen tip protein TUB8, whose translation MATADVQNPSAALTEEAPAAETPVAAEEAAKTEEVPAPAEAEVEAPAPVEVEETKEEAPAAAETEETKEPEPAAAAEPEAEAPKEPEAPAVVETKEAVAEAEPAVVEEVKEEAAPAAEPEVAAVAEETPAAAEEAPAAAAEEPAAAVASVSV comes from the exons ATGGCCACCGCTGAC GTCCAGAACCCATCGGCCGCGCTGACGGAGGAGgcgcccgcggcggagacgccagtggccgccgaggaggccgcgaaGACGGAGGAGGTCCCCGCGCCGGCGGAGGCCGAAGTCGAGGCGCCTGCCCCCGTCGAGGTTGAGGAGACCAAGGAGGAGGCACCGGCAGCCGCTGAGACGGAGGAGACCAAGGAGCCCGAGCCAGCAGCTGCCGCCGAGCCGGAGGCCGAAGCGCCCAAAGAGCCAGAGGCGCCAGCCGTGGTCGAGACCAAGGAGGCTGTGGCAGAGGCAGAGCCGGCTGTGGTCGAGGAGGTGAAGGAGGAGGCGGCGCCTGCTGCCGAGCCAGAAGTGGCGGCCGTCGCCGAGGAAACACCGGCTGCAGCGGAGGAGGCCCCAGCGGCCGCGGCAGAGGAGCCGGCCGCCGCCGTGGCCAGCGTCAGCGTGTGA